In one window of Spiroplasma corruscae DNA:
- a CDS encoding S1 RNA-binding domain-containing protein encodes MVEKGQKIIAKVTAIVNYGAFCEIIDDEQPVKGLIHISEISDFYVKSISDYLETGMEYEVQVIDFLEDKKQVKLSYKALRPELLKTEDSKIKETTNGFDNLKRSVK; translated from the coding sequence AAAAGGACAAAAAATTATTGCTAAAGTAACTGCTATTGTTAATTATGGAGCATTTTGCGAAATAATTGATGATGAACAACCAGTAAAAGGTTTAATCCATATTTCAGAAATATCAGATTTTTATGTAAAAAGTATTTCAGATTATCTAGAAACTGGTATGGAATATGAAGTTCAAGTCATAGATTTTTTAGAAGATAAAAAACAAGTAAAACTTAGTTACAAAGCATTGAGACCAGAATTATTAAAAACAGAAGATTCTAAAATCAAAGAAACAACAAATGGTTTTGATAACTTAAAAAGAAGTGTAAAATAA
- a CDS encoding glucose-6-phosphate isomerase has protein sequence MIKINLKHIEFESEVSSFDMKLIQELEDKIINKTGKGSDFLGWYNWPNDYDKKEYSLMQETAKALRNEIEVLLVIGIGGSYLGARAADNMIRGLYSKDKVQLIYVGNTMSSTYINQVLEYVSDKEFGIANISKSGTTTEPGISFRVFQKKLVELKGKEVAKRRIVAITDKAKGALKSLATKEGYATFTIPDDIGGRFSVFTPVGLFPLMVAGVDTDALMKGSQKAFNDLKSINNDAYKYAITRYLLNVKYNYKTEFLISYELQMQMFTEWWKQLFGESEGKDNKGLLPSSCIFSTDLHSLGQFIQDGTKNVLFETIIDIKKPQVDLEVPKDDEDLDGLNYLTSNSFHEINQTALEGVIEAHVNTGQVPNIILEFDKMDAEMFGYSIYWFMRACAISGYLLEINPFDQPGVEVYKKNMFKLLKKPGY, from the coding sequence ATGATTAAAATAAACCTTAAACATATCGAATTTGAAAGTGAAGTTAGCTCATTTGATATGAAACTAATTCAAGAATTAGAAGATAAAATTATTAATAAAACAGGTAAAGGATCAGATTTCTTAGGTTGATATAATTGACCTAATGATTATGATAAAAAAGAATATTCTTTAATGCAAGAAACAGCAAAAGCATTAAGAAATGAAATCGAAGTTTTGCTTGTAATTGGTATTGGAGGAAGTTATTTAGGAGCGCGTGCTGCTGACAATATGATTCGTGGTCTTTATAGTAAAGATAAAGTACAACTTATTTATGTTGGAAATACAATGTCATCAACTTATATAAATCAAGTATTAGAGTATGTATCTGATAAAGAATTTGGAATTGCAAATATTTCAAAATCTGGAACAACTACTGAACCAGGTATTTCATTTAGAGTATTTCAAAAAAAATTAGTTGAACTAAAAGGTAAAGAAGTAGCAAAACGAAGAATTGTAGCAATAACCGATAAAGCAAAAGGAGCTCTTAAAAGTTTAGCGACAAAAGAAGGTTATGCAACTTTTACTATTCCAGATGACATTGGAGGAAGATTCTCAGTTTTTACTCCAGTTGGATTATTCCCATTAATGGTAGCTGGTGTTGATACAGATGCATTAATGAAAGGTTCTCAGAAAGCCTTTAATGACTTAAAGTCAATTAATAATGATGCTTATAAATATGCAATAACTAGATATTTATTAAATGTAAAATATAACTACAAAACTGAGTTTTTAATTAGTTATGAATTACAAATGCAAATGTTTACTGAATGATGAAAGCAGTTATTTGGTGAATCAGAAGGTAAAGATAATAAAGGTTTATTACCTTCAAGTTGTATTTTCTCAACTGATTTACATTCATTAGGTCAATTTATTCAAGATGGAACAAAAAATGTTTTATTTGAAACTATCATAGATATTAAAAAACCACAAGTTGATTTAGAAGTTCCTAAGGATGATGAAGATTTAGACGGATTAAATTATTTAACAAGTAATTCGTTCCATGAAATAAATCAAACTGCACTTGAAGGGGTTATTGAAGCCCATGTAAATACAGGTCAAGTTCCAAATATTATTTTAGAATTTGATAAAATGGATGCTGAAATGTTCGGTTATTCAATTTATTGATTTATGAGAGCTTGTGCAATAAGTGGGTATTTATTAGAAATTAACCCATTTGACCAACCAGGAGTTGAAGTTTATAAAAAAAATA